In Jannaschia sp. W003, the genomic stretch TCTCGGCGGCGAGGGACACCACCGCGCCCAAGTCCGACAGGTCGGCGCGGAACGTCTCGGGATCGCCGCCCACCTCGCGGGCGGCGGCCTCCAGCTTCTCGGCGCTGCGGCCGTGCAGCAGGACCGCGTGGCCCCGCTCGGCCAGCATCTTCGCGGTCAGGAGGCCGATGCCGTCCGTCGCGCCGGTGATCAGGATCGTCTTGGCCATGGGAGCTCCTCAGTCGTGGAAGTCGGGCAGGACGTCGCCGGCCAGACGGTGCATCGTCTCCTCGACGTCCGCGCCGTTGAACCGCAGATTCAACGCGACGTGGTTGATGCCGAGGTCGCGGACCTCCGCAAGGTAGCGCCGCAGATAGGCGGTGCCCGACCGGAAGCCGAGGTGGATCGGCGCGGGGGGCGCATCGGCCTCCGCCACGAGGTCCACGTAGAGCGACTGCATGACCGGCTTGTCGGGCAGCCCGGCCTCTGCGACGCGGCGGCGGTAGTCGTCCACCACGCGGCCCTGAGCGGCGGCGTCGCGCGGATAGGTCATCCAGCCGTCGCCGTTCCGCGCGACCGAGTCGGGGGGCTGCCGGCTGCCGCCGGTGATCAGGAGGGGCAGGCGGCCCGCGGCGGGTTTGGGCAGCATGTCGATCCCGCCCCGCAGCGTGCCGTGCGCGGTGCTGGCCCGGGGGAAGTCCTCGGCCATCGCGCGAATGTACTCCACCGCGTCGCGGAACCGATCGCCCCGGTCCTCGAAGCCCATACCGAGCGCCGGATACTCCTCGGGCCGGTCGCCCGAGGCGACGCCGAGCAGCAGCCGCCCGCCCGACAAGACGTCCACTGATGCGGCGGCCTTGGCCACGTGGGCGGGGTGGCGCAGCGGCAGCACGACGCTGGCCGTCCCGAGCGCGATGCGCCGCGTCGCGGCCGCCAGCGCGCCGAGATAGACGAACGGGTCGAACACCTGCCCCGCGTCGCCGAACGAGGGCACGTCGAACGGCACGTCGCGCAGCCACAGCGCGGAGAAGCCCAGCTCGTCGGCCAGCCGCGCCCGTTCGAGGTGGCGCGCCAACGTGGGAACGGCGCGGTGGGGGTAGGCTTCCAGCGGCGCGACGAGGCCGACGCTCAGGCGCCCGGGCCGGAACACGGCGCCGAAGGCGCGGTTGAGAGGCGCGAAGGTGCGGGCGTCGTCGCGGTCGAGCATGGTCGGCGTCCTCGTCGTGCGTGGTGCATCCGGGGAACGGCGCGTGCGGCGCGGTGGCGCCGCTCCCCGGCGTCCGGCGGGGGAGGGGCGCCGGACTGTCCGCAACCTATCCCTTGCACGCGGGCGATGAACCCGCCCACATCCGAGTTCACTTTTCGGCTCCGGGAT encodes the following:
- a CDS encoding LLM class oxidoreductase, with the translated sequence MLDRDDARTFAPLNRAFGAVFRPGRLSVGLVAPLEAYPHRAVPTLARHLERARLADELGFSALWLRDVPFDVPSFGDAGQVFDPFVYLGALAAATRRIALGTASVVLPLRHPAHVAKAAASVDVLSGGRLLLGVASGDRPEEYPALGMGFEDRGDRFRDAVEYIRAMAEDFPRASTAHGTLRGGIDMLPKPAAGRLPLLITGGSRQPPDSVARNGDGWMTYPRDAAAQGRVVDDYRRRVAEAGLPDKPVMQSLYVDLVAEADAPPAPIHLGFRSGTAYLRRYLAEVRDLGINHVALNLRFNGADVEETMHRLAGDVLPDFHD